The Diorhabda carinulata isolate Delta chromosome 4, icDioCari1.1, whole genome shotgun sequence genomic interval ACTTATGGGTCCTACCAAAGTTTTCAAAGCACAATTTGAAGCTCCTAAAAGTATTAGGGGACAGTTTGGATTATCAGATACAAGAAATGCTAGCCATGGATCAGATTCTGAAGATTCTGCTaagagagaaataaaaatattttttccggACTTTGATATTGATGATTGGTATGCACAATATGAACCAATATTTCGTTCCAACCATATTagttttgatacaaaaaattttttgcacaTTCCTTGTAggtaaataaaagtaaatgtgttattttttagtatttattttataatttatttcagtttttcaacaactgtgttcaaaattttcattacaaaatttagacacaattttattgatttattaattgcAATAATGTAAACATGTTTGATAAACATGATCTTTGTGTAAGTGCTTgatatgatttgtttttttaacaaaattaatccTCTTGATACAAAAAGTTTAAAGAGGCTTACAAAACATCATATCTACCAGTAAAACAgtagaaaatcatttttgctTATAATGTTGAATGATTATGTACTGTTTATCAACTGCAtgtcaaattaataaagaaCCGTTGTCAAAATGATATGTTGAAGATCAAAATTATTTGTGATTGTATTTATTCTTACAAATAAGAATCCATTCTAAGTAAGGATAAACCAGATTTATTTGGTAATGAAGATAGATATTAAGGACAAAATGGAAGTTTAATATCTTGAATATGAAGTCCTTTGGTAAATCTTTAGTTACAGCTattcaaaaaatcgattccatTTGCTCCCAAGGTAATTTACAAAATCCCaccaaaaaaattcatgttgTATCGCGAAATACTTCTTTATCTAATGCTGTTCAATTGAGGAAAAAACGatatttacagaaaacaaaaaatctgcGTACCATTCACAAGGTACTTtcagaaaatttggaaaattatcaaagaaactCTTCATGGGAGAATCTCCGAACATATCTAACTGTATCAAAGGAGATTGATAATCTAGATTCTGTAGATTACCTAGATAAACCTCAAGTATCAAATTCGTGTATAAATACTGAAACAGGAAAACTGAACAAGAAAGAatttaatgtagaaaaatatactaaaagtccatattctaaaatatctttggCAAAAGTTATGTCTAGCAACGAGACACGAAAAGAACCGAATTCAAGTCAAATTCCATTTACAGTTTTAAGTAaagtaaaaattgtagattCTCATAACATATCAGGAGATATTAAGAAACGAGTGAAATATAGAGGAcaaaatttggatgaaaataatatacactTGAATAATAGTAAAacagaatttaaaaatagttcaaagTCTAGCATTCGCTCAACAAGAAGTGGACTAAAACCAGTAAAAGACGTaggtgaaaatttaaaatatgccaaaatatcaaactacaaaataaataaaacaggatcaaataaatatcaatttttacgttcaaaatatgatgttaaagaaaattataaaccaTCCATTAATTTTAAGATAGATGGAACTTCAAAAACATCTATCAAACCGgaatttctattaataaaaaaaggattagAACAAGAtactagaaaaaatttaaaatatgtcaGACTCTCAAACTTGGAATCAAACAAATACCAGAATTTAACCAGTTCAAAagattgtattaaaaaattttcgaaatcatCTAcaaatttagatataaataagATTTCAAGTACACACATTAAACATAAACTTCCGTCaaagagaaaagaaataaatttagtgCCTATTGAACATTTGCAACGAACTAAAACCtcaaaattaatacaaaataaaacggaatcaaacaaatatgaaaatttttcccATTCCAATATTGCAAGGATTTATGAACCACctataaatttaaagaaaaacaaaacttcaACTACATCTATTAGGCCAGAAACaccaataaaaaaagaattaaatacaggaaatttcaaacattccaaaatttcaaattttgaaactaataaaatgGATCTAAACAAATATTACAATTCAGTTCGTGGAAAAGACCATATTAagcaaatttttaaatcatctaCAAATCTGGACGTAAATAAGCATTCAATTACATCAATTACAAGAGAATCAGGAAAAGATACAGGCGAAAATTTGAAGTATGCCAAACCCTCagacttgaaaataaataaaatgagatctaaaaaatatcagaattttgTTCATTTGAAAGATggtattaaaaatgatttaaaagcaTCTACAAATCTTGGAATAAATAGAACTTCAAGAACATCTATTAGACCAGACCTtgaatcaaaaaatgaagaattggAATCAAAAAAAGGTACAAGAGAAATGTTGGATTGTGACAAAATCTCAAActttaaagtaaataaaatagaatcaaaatataAGAATACTATCTATCCAAAagatgattatgaaaaaattattaaatcaacTGTTGACCtagagaaaaatacaaaatcgaATACATCAATTAGTCCTGAATATCTTGCAAAAAAAGGATTGGAACCAGGAAAATATACcagagaaaatttaaaatatacaaacttTGGAATTAGTgaaacaacaacaaacaaagataaatattttgctCGATCGAAAGAtgataataagaaaattcataaatcatCTACAAATGTAGAAATGGATAGAAatttaagtatatttattaAGTCAGAACGTCgctcaaaaaaagaagaattgaagCCAGAGAAAGATActagagaaaatataaaatataccaAACTAACAAGCTTTGACATCAATAGAACGCAAACAAATCCATATAAAAATTCtacttattcaaaaaatgataataaacaaattcatAAATCAACTACAAACGTAGAGATGAATAGAATTACACGTATACCCGTTAAGCTTGAATTTCactcaaaaaaagaagaattcgaaacagaaaaagagaatttaaaATATACCGGACTCTCAAactttaaaatgaataaaatggaaacaaacaaatataacaATTCAGCTTATTCGAAATATGACaataagaaaattcataaatcaaGTACAAATCTAGATATGAATAGGGTTAATAGTATATCTGTTAGGCCTGAGCTTGGCACAAATAAAGAATTGGAGCTAGGTAAAGATACCatagattatttaaaatatgccagaatttcaaactttgaaataaataatattcaaacaaataaatataacaagTCAACTGAATCAAAAGATGATAATAAAATCCTGAAATCAACTGGAAATCTAGAGATGAATAGAATTTCAAGTATATCCTCTAGGCCAGAACTTcgtttaaaaaaagaagatttggAGCCAGAAAAAGATGGTAAACTCTCAAACTTTcgaatttataatatgaaagcaaaaaaatataataattctgTCAGTTCAGAAGATTATAAATCATCTACAGATCTAGATACAACTAGAAATTCAAGTACTTCCATTAAACCGGAAgttcgaataaataaaaaagaactaaaattggcaaataatagtgaaaatttgagaCAGACCAAAGTctcaaagaataaaataaataaattgggaTCAAATGAATATCAAACTTTTGTCTATTCAAAACGTgataataaaaaactgtataaatcAACTACAAATCTAGAGTTAAATAGAAATTCAAGTATATCTATAAGACCGGGAGTTTTTTCGAGGAAAAAAGAACTAAAGTTAgcaaaaaatagtgaaaatataagACACTTTAAAGAATCGGGAAAGAATTTCGCAAATTCAAaagatgataaatttttttataaatctattaCAAACAtagatataaatagaaattcaaGTCCATCAATTAGGAAGGAACTGTCcttaataaaagaagaattggAGTCAGAAAAAGATATaggagaaaattataaatatgcgAAAACgtccaatataaaaaaaagatcaaaCAAATGCCATACAAAagatgatattaaaaattttttcaagtcatGTACAAATCTAGAGACATACATTAAGCCAAAACTTTActcaaccaaaaaaaagttAGTAGAAGACAATAGTGAAGAGTTAAGGCAAGCGAAAGTCTcaaactttgataaaaataaaacggaATCGAACAATAATAAcgattttactttaaaaaatattcataaaccATCTACAAATGTAAAAATAGCTAATTCtacaaattatattaatcaaaataccGAAAGGCAGTTGAAAGATGAACAAAAAATCGTACCACAAAGTGAGAAAATATACCTCGAATCGAATTTTCCCAAAACCGGTTGTAGATTAGCATACGAAATGGCAATTGCTGAagttaataacaatatagaacaAGATTTATCCTCAAATAACCTAACATGgacaaaacagaaaataattgcaaagatgcaaaatttgaataaagaatCCCATTATGAAAATGTAGCACGAAAGTGGAACAACCCGCAGAATTTACAACAAAACCTTCCACTAAATCCTAAACTACAATCCACACCTAAGTTgatcaacattaaaaaaaataaatcagtgaAAGAATCATCAAACTTGCAAAGCCCAGttgtaataaacaattttttaactttattcaaTAAAGTTAAGCATTCAAAATCCAATATGAAATATCAGGTTGTCTTGAGTTGCGCACAACCTACAGTAAAAATTAATGAACCATTAATATCGGATAATAAAGAAGCTGCTCAATCAAAACGAACGACAATATTAGAACTTATGctgaaacataaaaaagaaaaggaTTGCTTCACCCCTGGTTatagtttaaaatataaattgtccTCCAAATTTCACAATAATCAAACAAATGGTCAATTCTTCAAAAGAGACTCAACTGAAAGGTTAAAGGAGAATCCAATGATTGGTTCGAAAACCAGAAATGAAGGCTTTAATTTCTATCGACCAATAAAATCATCATCAGTTTTGGaacatattttatcaaaaaaagatcCAAGGGTATATAGCAGTGCCAGTGATTGTTAAATTATGTGgagtgaaaaattttgttgtctatttgtaaatttagctaataataaaatgtttcttcaacatatttaactataattcacaataaaaatggtacgtttcaaaaaatatcaacaaacaagaaatttatgtaaaaatattttaaaaaacctcctaatttctatttttgttatttataattataccATGAAAATTGGTCTTAATTTTACTCTATTAAAACATTTGCGAATTACCAAAAAGAAGAAATACACAAGATAAAAGAAAGGTATAATAATCATAGAAACGTATAGTGAACCTAAGTTGAAGTTAATGATAATAACAATAGGAAAGTAGcaataagatatttttcaatacaactgaagaacaagttcaaagttatATGTATCTAGGGGTAGTTTACAAGGAAATCGGTGACGAGGGAGGAAATGTAGAAGCAAGGATGATGAAGGGGAATAAACAGACGGAAGCAGTGAAAACGTTAACATCTTTCCCAAAAAATCTACAAATGCAGAAAACAGTTCAGTCCAACAGTGGATTCTTAACAAAGCAAAGAGAA includes:
- the LOC130892265 gene encoding uncharacterized protein MAL13P1.304-like is translated as MKSFGKSLVTAIQKIDSICSQGNLQNPTKKIHVVSRNTSLSNAVQLRKKRYLQKTKNLRTIHKVLSENLENYQRNSSWENLRTYLTVSKEIDNLDSVDYLDKPQVSNSCINTETGKLNKKEFNVEKYTKSPYSKISLAKVMSSNETRKEPNSSQIPFTVLSKVKIVDSHNISGDIKKRVKYRGQNLDENNIHLNNSKTEFKNSSKSSIRSTRSGLKPVKDVVRGKDHIKQIFKSSTNLDVNKHSITSITRESGKDTGENLKYAKPSDLKINKMRSKKYQNFVHLKDGIKNDLKASTNLGINRTSRTSIRPDLESKNEELESKKGTREMLDCDKISNFKVNKIESKYKNTIYPKDDYEKIIKSTVDLEKNTKSNTSISPEYLAKKGLEPGKYTRENLKYTNFGISETTTNKDKYFARSKDDNKKIHKSSTNVEMDRNLSIFIKSERRSKKEELKPEKDTRENIKYTKLTSFDINRTQTNPYKNSTYSKNDNKQIHKSTTNVEMNRITRIPVKLEFHSKKEEFETEKENLKYTGLSNFKMNKMETNKYNNSAYSKYDNKKIHKSSTNLDMNRVNSISVRPELGTNKELELELNRNSSISIRPGVFSRKKELKLAKNSENIRHFKESGKNFANSKDDKFFYKSITNIDINRNSSPSIRKELSLIKEELESEKDIGENYKYAKTSNIKKRSNKCHTKDDIKNFFKSCTNLETYIKPKLYSTKKKLVEDNSEELRQAKVSNFDKNKTESNNNNDFTLKNIHKPSTNVKIANSTNYINQNTERQLKDEQKIVPQSEKIYLESNFPKTGCRLAYEMAIAEVNNNIEQDLSSNNLTWTKQKIIAKMQNLNKESHYENVARKWNNPQNLQQNLPLNPKLQSTPKLINIKKNKSVKESSNLQSPVVINNFLTLFNKVKHSKSNMKYQVVLSCAQPTVKINEPLISDNKEAAQSKRTTILELMLKHKKEKDCFTPGYSLKYKLSSKFHNNQTNGQFFKRDSTERLKENPMIGSKTRNEGFNFYRPIKSSSVLEHILSKKDPRVYSSASDC